The genomic segment AGATCATGACAAAGACCCAGGTTTAAATATCAGTGTCTCCTAGTTTCAGTTGAAGGCCATATCCCATGAACACACCAGATAGATGGTTCTTCCATACATACAGAACACACACTTCACACAACACAAAATATTTCCAGTATGGGACTGTGTTCGGGTTTGGAGTGTGTGAGTGAcgctgtgtgtgtgggtgtgtgcgcCCATGTGCACCAAAGTTAGGAGACACATCCCTGGACTGCTTCCCCAGAACTCTGTCCCTTCTTGCTCGTCCTCTTGGTAGGTCGGGCTCTCCCTGGCACACGCGGGACTTTGGCCACGTCCCCGGCCACCTGAGGTGGGAGCATCCCAGCCGCAGTGGTGAGCAGGTCGACGGTCTGCTGAGGATGATTCTTCGGCATCTCAGGTCTGTATTTGGAGTGGTGAAGGATGACTGCGTTCGCAGGAAGagcaatttctcttctcctgacatTAAGTTCAGGCTTAGGGCGGTTGCATTCTTGAAGGCATCTCCACTGGTCTAATGTCATTTGTTGCCTTGAGGTCTCTTCCCCACGCTCCTCCAACTCAGGAAGGTTCACGGAGGGATCCGTTGCCGGCTCTCCTGAGGCCTCACCCACCACTGTGGGGTCTGCCTCGGGAGATGCGAGTCCTCCCTCTTCGACTGACTCCCTCCCAAGGTCTCTCTCCAGATCAGTCTTCTGCATATAAAAGAGGACATAGGCAGGTTGGCGCAGCGCGCAAGTCACATCACAGGCGCTGACCTTAGCATCATCCATTTTATACCACTGGCCATTTCCTGCCTTTACGAAACAGAAGTAATGTCCGCTGTGGCAACTCCTCCCAGCGTGCACCAGCACGGCATAGAGCACATAAACCAAGggtcctgccctctgctcagacAGGTAGTGTTGCATGTCAAGGCGCTCAGGATATTGCACCTCCTTAGTCATTTTGTTGCCTGTCAAGTCTGAGAATCGTCTCAAGACCAGGATGAGGACATTCGGGGAAGTGTGCAAAGTCAACACCTTGGACGCAGGCACCTTCTCCAGACACTTACTACAATGGTAGGCATTTTCACCTTCCAGCAGTTCGGGCTTCACCAACTGCTCCAAAGCTTGGCTGACGCTGTGAGCATCCCCGATGTCCAGGCTGATGTCCAGGTAAGGTTCCAGAGTGCTCGAAATGCCTTGGCAGTGGAGACACTGGATTTGAGACCTCCAGTACCCCCCAAAGAGTTGCTGGATGAGGGTGCTGTCCTGAGGACACTCAGGGTCTGAGAGCTTGTCCTCAGGCAAGCATGCTTGCTGCATTGCATCCAGAATGAACATGAGATACTCATGGGCATCTTCCTGCTTGTGTCTGTGGAAGGCGGCGAGCAGGAGTGGCAGGGGCCGGAGCACACGTCCAGGATGGCAGAGAACCCGCGTCAGGTGAGCCTGCAGGGTACACAGCATGCAGGATGTCTGCCTCCTACAGGTGGTCCCGTGCTGCTGGGACAGCATGTAGCTGGCGAGGGGCTCTGTGTAGGTCAGACACTGTAGGGTCGCATTCACATAGCAAGTGTTGCCCATGTTCTGAAGCCCGGCTCCCACCTGGGAAAGGCTCTTCCAACTCAGAGGCATCTTGGTGGGAGGCAGTCCTGCTGATGCGGGAGCCAACGGGTCAGTCGGGGAGGAGAGTGTCTTTGATGCAGGGGATGTCGTCTCGGGCACAGAGGGTCCTCCGTGGACTTCAGC from the Canis lupus familiaris isolate Mischka breed German Shepherd unplaced genomic scaffold, alternate assembly UU_Cfam_GSD_1.0 chrUn_S726H889, whole genome shotgun sequence genome contains:
- the LOC119879389 gene encoding ubiquitin carboxyl-terminal hydrolase 17-like protein 17 is translated as MEAAHLHPSEEPQFSASPKPQSCWSRRGGAEVHGGPSVPETTSPASKTLSSPTDPLAPASAGLPPTKMPLSWKSLSQVGAGLQNMGNTCYVNATLQCLTYTEPLASYMLSQQHGTTCRRQTSCMLCTLQAHLTRVLCHPGRVLRPLPLLLAAFHRHKQEDAHEYLMFILDAMQQACLPEDKLSDPECPQDSTLIQQLFGGYWRSQIQCLHCQGISSTLEPYLDISLDIGDAHSVSQALEQLVKPELLEGENAYHCSKCLEKVPASKVLTLHTSPNVLILVLRRFSDLTGNKMTKEVQYPERLDMQHYLSEQRAGPLVYVLYAVLVHAGRSCHSGHYFCFVKAGNGQWYKMDDAKVSACDVTCALRQPAYVLFYMQKTDLERDLGRESVEEGGLASPEADPTVVGEASGEPATDPSVNLPELEERGEETSRQQMTLDQWRCLQECNRPKPELNVRRREIALPANAVILHHSKYRPEMPKNHPQQTVDLLTTAAGMLPPQVAGDVAKVPPLKLASAHLVDLLVPRKCRSLTPHSQLANPVSGLTAWMCSRVSLEGLQAGAQGHGKQSRLWMHSRAPAAQEDTCPLAKQEPPAHTCHTSPGDAAAMHRAPSAALCAGPHSAPENVLHQIGQKLLELPGAGALAGNGHLIALMKSSRTELLEHKVRQLLLALQGRDVISICSFLDDYRGFATTDEVLDLLSTEAISCMLEIWLDYFRDEFCQLPEFPSLRMILEFMRQRMPGSDVELHARRYLQQFRRLQQRSQRGSPLHPCEPGGGAGATPALEVMDVPEQPPNSMEQPAIGPKQPCEPPREPAPAPTVGPAEASG